A DNA window from Daucus carota subsp. sativus chromosome 3, DH1 v3.0, whole genome shotgun sequence contains the following coding sequences:
- the LOC108213351 gene encoding probable indole-3-pyruvate monooxygenase YUCCA8 — translation MFTAMDQTDFLARRCVWVNGPVIVGAGPSGLAVAACLKDQGIPCVVLERADCIASLWQRRTYDRLKLHLPKQFCQLPKLPFPDHYPEYPSKKQFIDYLESYARKFDIRPQFNESVLSAKYDKACRLWRIKSVSTCGSVSSEVEYICQWLVVATGENAERVVPEIEGLDEFKGEVIHACEYKSGEKYSGKKVLVVGCGNSGMEVSLDLCNHNAKPSMVVRSSVHVLPREICGKSTFELAMVLMRWLPLWLVDKLVLLLSWFILGNTESYGIKRPSIGPLELKNIHGKTPVLDIGALEKIRSRDIDVVPGIKKFSKGLVQLVNGQELEIDSVVLATGYCSNVPYWLQETDFFSKNGLPKTPFPNGWKGNAGLYAVGFTRRGLSGASLDATRIAQDISQVWKEDLKQKKQKVPTLRRCISTF, via the exons ATGTTTACTGCTATGGATCAGACCGATTTTCTAGCTCGTCGATGTGTCTGGGTGAACGGGCCAGTGATCGTTGGAGCTGGACCTTCCGGGCTAGCTGTTGCAGCATGCCTTAAGGACCAAGGCATCCCCTGTGTTGTACTGGAACGAGCTGATTGCATTGCTTCTTTATGGCAAAGGCGTACTTATGATCGCCTTAAGCTTCATCTCCCGAAGCAATTCTGTCAGCTTCCTAAGCTCCCATTCCCTGATCACTACCCTGAGTACCCTTCAAAGAAGCAGTTCATTGATTATCTTGAATCATATGCAAGAAAATTCGACATTAGGCCACAGTTCAATGAGTCTGTCCTGTCAGCCAAGTACGATAAGGCCTGTCGATTGTGGAGGATCAAGAGTGTTAGCACCTGTGGCTCTGTCAGCTCAGAAGTTGAGTATATCTGTCAGTGGCTTGTTGTGGCCACTGGAGAGAATGCAGAGCGTGTCGTGCCAGAAATTGAAGGCCTCGACGAGTTTAAAGGAGAAGTTATTCATGCCTGTGAGTATAAATCAGGGGAAAAATATAGTGGCAAGAAGGTTTTGGTTGTAGGGTGTGGAAATTCAGGCATGGAAGTCTCTCTTGATCTTTGTAACCACAATGCCAAACCATCTATGGTGGTACGAAGCTCG GTTCATGTTTTGCCAAGAGAAATCTGTGGAAAATCGACGTTTGAATTAGCCATGGTACTAATGAGGTGGTTACCTCTGTGGCTAGTTGATAAACTTGTGCTACTTTTGTCATGGTTCATTCTTGGAAATACTGAAAGCTATGGGATCAAAAGGCCATCAATTGGTCCTCTGGAATTGAAGAACATTCATGGGAAGACTCCGGTTCTTGACATTGGTGCTCTAGAAAAGATTAGATCGCGTGATATCGACGTTGTTCCTGGAATCAAGAAATTCTCAAAAGGCCTGGTACAGCTTGTTAATGGCCAAGAACTTGAAATTGATTCTGTTGTTTTGGCTACTGGATACTGCAGCAATGTCCCCTACTGGCTCCAG GAAACTGATTTCTTCTCCAAGAATGGTCTTCCTAAGACACCTTTTCCCAACGGCTGGAAAGGTAATGCCGGACTATATGCAGTCGGGTTCACCAGGAGAGGGCTTTCTGGCGCATCCTTAGACGCGACTAGAATAGCACAAGATATTTCCCAGGTCTGGAAGGAGGACTTGAAGCAGAAGAAACAAAAAGTCCCTACTCTTCGACGATGCATTTCAACATTCTGA
- the LOC108211233 gene encoding photosystem I reaction center subunit IV A, chloroplastic: MASCSMASAACAFVVAPSVTSANTSTKMMFNPPCGSRRFGSGRMVVRASEEPAAAAPAPPADTKEEAPAPVAKPKPPPIGPKRGTTVKILRKESYWYKGTGSVVAVDQDPKTRYPVVVRFKKVNYAGVSTNNYALDEIEEVC, from the exons atgGCTAGCTGCAGTATGGCCTCAGCTGCTTGTGCATTTGTAGTTGCACCAAGTGTTACTAGTGCAAATACTTCTACTAAGATGATGTTTAATCCCCCTTGTGGTTCTAGAAGATTCGGGTCCGGTAGGATGGTTGTCAGGGCCTCTGAGGAGCCTGCTGCCGCCGCGCCTGCACCGCCTGCAGATACCAAGGAGGAGGCTCCTGCTCCGGTTGCCAAGCCCAAGCCTCCCCCTATTGGACCCAAGAGAGGAACCACA GTGAAGATTCTGAGGAAGGAATCTTACTGGTACAAAGGCACTGGCTCAGTTGTAGCTGTTGATCAA GACCCGAAAACGCGATATCCAGTTGTGGTGAGGTTCAAGAAAGTGAACTATGCAGGTGTATCAACAAACAACTATGCATTGGATGAGATTGAAGAAGTCTGCTGA
- the LOC108215333 gene encoding uncharacterized protein LOC108215333 isoform X1 translates to MNGIQNGGPHNLEEPLPGCFGKMDNLFDLTAGMPGNQLLTEKPYRDGSSLSRSCSDVSGISPTQDLLEDTECCGVQIISKTRRTSLNKKSRRTPIKMLIAEEMSKEMISTESPTNVVARLMGLDAISCQQPHSASQRSHSRNSSYSNVPMEYCQQVHDSFETQKLHEIHPYPVHNNFKDVYEIWQSHDICVKDKSSQRERFSGSASEKKMALIRQKFADLKRLASDEKLRQTKQFQDALEVLSSNNDLFLRFLQEPNSMFSKQLCDLHTIAPSPSTKRITVLRPAKMVDGNKFTGLQKQFQVKKTSQTEQVRSRDKRTCGFSSPTNCKAEDSHIQTTRIVVLKPSLAKSRDLKTVVLPHSSFPSALSTKDDQGEHENNDARESSVGKEITRKVCENFGGHSRDGTLRAPMLSNGYSYMGDGKSFHSSENEYAVENLSDPELMSQASRHSWDYKNRSDSPYSLSFNRASYSPESSVCREAKKRLSERWTMMAASGNCQEKGHMRKSSSTLGDMLAISDMKKLLRPEGDSSHKQEARASTSCLCTNLSDNDSCNATARNFLRSKSLPVSSTIDGSRLGLEVSNPKMEKNEIMKEVPKARAVKLKLKQRVSSLFFSRHKKYGKEESSQPSSVSDHGCNPSTEAPEHSNDIASSSKVPSLDLSSMEPILETSPTKAVFSVLKSSANENFNENQEQPSPISVLEPSFDENDHGIPEFYNNLKPVGNGTRECSSHLTKSNLIDKSPPIGSIARTLSWDDSCTETTTPFSMNMTAFPICADKERQEWFFLVQTLLSAAGFDNVEQPDTHFPRWHSHDSPLDLSLRDQYLDLNDKEVQHEAKLRQRRSIQKLVFDCVNAALKNLAVYESTTGKKGVSCNRSNASLKDHASSTMVEIVWSQIEEWFSDEMKCVPGYFGDNRLVVEMVARKEVAGKGWLEHLAVDMEDLRKEIENKLLEELVQEAVEDLTVLL, encoded by the exons ATGAATGGGATTCAGAATGGCGGACCTCACAATCTTGAAGAACCTTTACCAGGATGCTTCGGAAAAATGGATAACCTTTTTGATCTGACTGCAGGCATGCCAGGCAACCAGCTTCTTACAGAAAAACCTTATCGTGAtg GTTCTTCCCTGTCTAGGAGTTGTTCAGATGTGTCAGGAATAAGTCCAACCCAGGATCTTCTCGAAGATACAGAG TGTTGTGGTGTACAGATTATATCCAAAACGAGAAGAACATCTTTAAATAAGAAATCAAGAAGAACACCCATAAAGATGCTCATAGCTGAAGAAATGTCAAAAGAAATGATTTCTACAGAAAGCCCGACCAATGTAGTTGCCAGGTTAATGGGGCTTGACGCCATTTCATGTCAGCAGCCTCATTCAGCTTCACAAAGAAGTCACTCAAGAAATTCTTCCTATTCTAACGTGCCTATGGAATATTGCCAGCAAGTACATGACTCATTCGAGACACAGAAACTACATGAGATTCATCCATATCCAGTTCACAATAATTTTAAAGATGTTTATGAGATATGGCAGTCACACGACATCTGTGTTAAAGATAAATCGTCTCAAAGAGAGAGGTTCAGTGGAAGTGCAAGTGAGAAAAAGATGGCTCTCATTCGTCAAAAATTCGCAGATTTGAAGCGTCTTGCTTCAGATGAAAAGCTTCGCCAAACCAAACAGTTCCAAGATGCATTAGAAGTATTAAGTTCGAACAATGATTTATTCCTTAGATTTCTTCAGGAACCAAATTCTATGTTCTCCAAGCAACTGTGTGACCTACATACCATCGCTCCGTCTCCTAGTACAAAACGTATTACTGTTCTTAGACCTGCTAAGATGGTGGATGGTAACAAATTTACTGGACTACAGAAGCAGTTTCAAGTGAAGAAAACTTCCCAGACTGAACAGGTCCGTAGCCGGGACAAAAGAACTTGTGGATTTTCCAGTCCAACAAACTGTAAAGCTGAGGATAGTCATATTCAAACAACACGAATAGTGGTACTAAAACCTAGTCTTGCAAAGTCCCGTGATCTTAAGACTGTTGTTTTGCCACATTCCTCGTTTCCAAGTGCATTAAGTACaaaagatgatcaaggagagCATGAGAATAATGATGCACGTGAATCCAGTGTAGGAAAGGAGATCACACGGAAAGTGTGTGAAAATTTTGGTGGACATAGTAGGGATGGGACCTTGCGTGCTCCTATGCTTTCCAATGGTTATAGCTATATGGGTGATGGAAAATCATTCCACAGTTCGGAGAATGAATATGCTGTGGAAAATCTTAGTGATCCTGAACTTATGTCTCAGGCTTCTAGGCATTCTTGGGATTACAAAAACAGGTCTGACAGCCCCTATTCTCTATCCTTCAACCGTGCATCTTATTCACCTGAGTCATCAGTTTGCCGAGAAGCCAAAAAACGACTATCTGAAAGGTGGACTATGATGGCAGCTAGTGGAAATTGTCAAGAAAAGGGACATATGCGGAAAAGCTCTAGTACTTTGGGGGATATGCTTGCTATATCAGATATGAAAAAATTACTGAGACCAGAGGGAGATTCTAGTCATAAACAAGAGGCTAGAGCATCCACGTCATGCTTATGTACTAATTTAAGTGACAATGATAGTTGCAATGCTACTGCCAGGAACTTTTTGAGGTCAAAATCTCTTCCTGTATCTTCTACTATTGATGGTTCAAGGCTTGGTTTAGAAGTTTccaatccaaagatggagaaaaaTGAAATCATGAAGGAGGTGCCAAAGGCAAGAGCCGTGAAACTAAAATTAAAGCAAAGAGTTTCGAGCTTGTTTTTCTCAAGACACAAAAAGTATGGTAAAGAAGAATCAAGCCAACCCAGTTCCGTAAGTGACCATGGATGTAATCCCAGCACTGAGGCACCTGAACATAGTAATGACATAGCATCATCAAGCAAAGTGCCTTCTTTAGATTTATCAAGCATGGAACCTATACTGGAGACAAGTCCTACTAAG GCTGTATTTTCAGTATTAAAGTCTTCtgcaaatgaaaattttaatgagAACCAGGAGCAACCAAGTCCAATTTCTGTCTTGGAACCTTCTTTTGATGAGAATGATCATGGCATACCTGAgttttataacaatttaaagccAGTTGGAAATG GGACAAGAGAGTGTTCTTCCCATCTTACTAAATCAAATCTGATTGACAAATCCCCGCCAATAGGATCCATTGCTCGGACTCTTTCATGGGATGATTCTTGTACAGAAACGACTACTCCATTTTCAATGAACATGACTGCATTTCCCATATGTGCAGATAAAGAAAGACAAGAATGGTTTTTTTTAGTTCAGACACTACTATCCGCAGCTGGCTTTGACAATGTGGAGCAACCTGATACACATTTTCCGCGATGGCATTCCCATGATAGCCCTTTAGACCTATCACTAAGAGACCAATACTTAGACCTCAATGACAAGGAGGTACAGCATGAGGCTAAGCTAAGGCAAAGGAGATCAATCCAAAAGCTCGTGTTTGATTGTGTAAATGCTGCTTTGAAAAATCTAGCTGTCTACGAGTCAACTACAGGGAAAAAAGGAGTATCATGTAATAGGTCCAATGCTAGCCTTAAAGATCATGCATCATCCACAATGGTGGAAATTGTATGGTCCCAGATCGAGGAATGGTTTTCCGATGAGATGAAATGTGTTCCCGGTTATTTTGGAGACAACAGGTTGGTTGTGGAAATGGTGGCAAGGAAGGAGGTAGCAGGAAAGGGTTGGCTTGAACATTTGGCAGTAGATATGGAAGATTTAAGgaaagaaattgaaaacaagctgCTGGAAGAGCTTGTGCAAGAGGCTGTGGAAGACTTGACAGTTTTACTATGA
- the LOC108215333 gene encoding uncharacterized protein LOC108215333 isoform X2: protein MNGIQNGGPHNLEEPLPGCFGKMDNLFDLTAGMPGNQLLTEKPYRDGSSLSRSCSDVSGISPTQDLLEDTEIISKTRRTSLNKKSRRTPIKMLIAEEMSKEMISTESPTNVVARLMGLDAISCQQPHSASQRSHSRNSSYSNVPMEYCQQVHDSFETQKLHEIHPYPVHNNFKDVYEIWQSHDICVKDKSSQRERFSGSASEKKMALIRQKFADLKRLASDEKLRQTKQFQDALEVLSSNNDLFLRFLQEPNSMFSKQLCDLHTIAPSPSTKRITVLRPAKMVDGNKFTGLQKQFQVKKTSQTEQVRSRDKRTCGFSSPTNCKAEDSHIQTTRIVVLKPSLAKSRDLKTVVLPHSSFPSALSTKDDQGEHENNDARESSVGKEITRKVCENFGGHSRDGTLRAPMLSNGYSYMGDGKSFHSSENEYAVENLSDPELMSQASRHSWDYKNRSDSPYSLSFNRASYSPESSVCREAKKRLSERWTMMAASGNCQEKGHMRKSSSTLGDMLAISDMKKLLRPEGDSSHKQEARASTSCLCTNLSDNDSCNATARNFLRSKSLPVSSTIDGSRLGLEVSNPKMEKNEIMKEVPKARAVKLKLKQRVSSLFFSRHKKYGKEESSQPSSVSDHGCNPSTEAPEHSNDIASSSKVPSLDLSSMEPILETSPTKAVFSVLKSSANENFNENQEQPSPISVLEPSFDENDHGIPEFYNNLKPVGNGTRECSSHLTKSNLIDKSPPIGSIARTLSWDDSCTETTTPFSMNMTAFPICADKERQEWFFLVQTLLSAAGFDNVEQPDTHFPRWHSHDSPLDLSLRDQYLDLNDKEVQHEAKLRQRRSIQKLVFDCVNAALKNLAVYESTTGKKGVSCNRSNASLKDHASSTMVEIVWSQIEEWFSDEMKCVPGYFGDNRLVVEMVARKEVAGKGWLEHLAVDMEDLRKEIENKLLEELVQEAVEDLTVLL from the exons ATGAATGGGATTCAGAATGGCGGACCTCACAATCTTGAAGAACCTTTACCAGGATGCTTCGGAAAAATGGATAACCTTTTTGATCTGACTGCAGGCATGCCAGGCAACCAGCTTCTTACAGAAAAACCTTATCGTGAtg GTTCTTCCCTGTCTAGGAGTTGTTCAGATGTGTCAGGAATAAGTCCAACCCAGGATCTTCTCGAAGATACAGAG ATTATATCCAAAACGAGAAGAACATCTTTAAATAAGAAATCAAGAAGAACACCCATAAAGATGCTCATAGCTGAAGAAATGTCAAAAGAAATGATTTCTACAGAAAGCCCGACCAATGTAGTTGCCAGGTTAATGGGGCTTGACGCCATTTCATGTCAGCAGCCTCATTCAGCTTCACAAAGAAGTCACTCAAGAAATTCTTCCTATTCTAACGTGCCTATGGAATATTGCCAGCAAGTACATGACTCATTCGAGACACAGAAACTACATGAGATTCATCCATATCCAGTTCACAATAATTTTAAAGATGTTTATGAGATATGGCAGTCACACGACATCTGTGTTAAAGATAAATCGTCTCAAAGAGAGAGGTTCAGTGGAAGTGCAAGTGAGAAAAAGATGGCTCTCATTCGTCAAAAATTCGCAGATTTGAAGCGTCTTGCTTCAGATGAAAAGCTTCGCCAAACCAAACAGTTCCAAGATGCATTAGAAGTATTAAGTTCGAACAATGATTTATTCCTTAGATTTCTTCAGGAACCAAATTCTATGTTCTCCAAGCAACTGTGTGACCTACATACCATCGCTCCGTCTCCTAGTACAAAACGTATTACTGTTCTTAGACCTGCTAAGATGGTGGATGGTAACAAATTTACTGGACTACAGAAGCAGTTTCAAGTGAAGAAAACTTCCCAGACTGAACAGGTCCGTAGCCGGGACAAAAGAACTTGTGGATTTTCCAGTCCAACAAACTGTAAAGCTGAGGATAGTCATATTCAAACAACACGAATAGTGGTACTAAAACCTAGTCTTGCAAAGTCCCGTGATCTTAAGACTGTTGTTTTGCCACATTCCTCGTTTCCAAGTGCATTAAGTACaaaagatgatcaaggagagCATGAGAATAATGATGCACGTGAATCCAGTGTAGGAAAGGAGATCACACGGAAAGTGTGTGAAAATTTTGGTGGACATAGTAGGGATGGGACCTTGCGTGCTCCTATGCTTTCCAATGGTTATAGCTATATGGGTGATGGAAAATCATTCCACAGTTCGGAGAATGAATATGCTGTGGAAAATCTTAGTGATCCTGAACTTATGTCTCAGGCTTCTAGGCATTCTTGGGATTACAAAAACAGGTCTGACAGCCCCTATTCTCTATCCTTCAACCGTGCATCTTATTCACCTGAGTCATCAGTTTGCCGAGAAGCCAAAAAACGACTATCTGAAAGGTGGACTATGATGGCAGCTAGTGGAAATTGTCAAGAAAAGGGACATATGCGGAAAAGCTCTAGTACTTTGGGGGATATGCTTGCTATATCAGATATGAAAAAATTACTGAGACCAGAGGGAGATTCTAGTCATAAACAAGAGGCTAGAGCATCCACGTCATGCTTATGTACTAATTTAAGTGACAATGATAGTTGCAATGCTACTGCCAGGAACTTTTTGAGGTCAAAATCTCTTCCTGTATCTTCTACTATTGATGGTTCAAGGCTTGGTTTAGAAGTTTccaatccaaagatggagaaaaaTGAAATCATGAAGGAGGTGCCAAAGGCAAGAGCCGTGAAACTAAAATTAAAGCAAAGAGTTTCGAGCTTGTTTTTCTCAAGACACAAAAAGTATGGTAAAGAAGAATCAAGCCAACCCAGTTCCGTAAGTGACCATGGATGTAATCCCAGCACTGAGGCACCTGAACATAGTAATGACATAGCATCATCAAGCAAAGTGCCTTCTTTAGATTTATCAAGCATGGAACCTATACTGGAGACAAGTCCTACTAAG GCTGTATTTTCAGTATTAAAGTCTTCtgcaaatgaaaattttaatgagAACCAGGAGCAACCAAGTCCAATTTCTGTCTTGGAACCTTCTTTTGATGAGAATGATCATGGCATACCTGAgttttataacaatttaaagccAGTTGGAAATG GGACAAGAGAGTGTTCTTCCCATCTTACTAAATCAAATCTGATTGACAAATCCCCGCCAATAGGATCCATTGCTCGGACTCTTTCATGGGATGATTCTTGTACAGAAACGACTACTCCATTTTCAATGAACATGACTGCATTTCCCATATGTGCAGATAAAGAAAGACAAGAATGGTTTTTTTTAGTTCAGACACTACTATCCGCAGCTGGCTTTGACAATGTGGAGCAACCTGATACACATTTTCCGCGATGGCATTCCCATGATAGCCCTTTAGACCTATCACTAAGAGACCAATACTTAGACCTCAATGACAAGGAGGTACAGCATGAGGCTAAGCTAAGGCAAAGGAGATCAATCCAAAAGCTCGTGTTTGATTGTGTAAATGCTGCTTTGAAAAATCTAGCTGTCTACGAGTCAACTACAGGGAAAAAAGGAGTATCATGTAATAGGTCCAATGCTAGCCTTAAAGATCATGCATCATCCACAATGGTGGAAATTGTATGGTCCCAGATCGAGGAATGGTTTTCCGATGAGATGAAATGTGTTCCCGGTTATTTTGGAGACAACAGGTTGGTTGTGGAAATGGTGGCAAGGAAGGAGGTAGCAGGAAAGGGTTGGCTTGAACATTTGGCAGTAGATATGGAAGATTTAAGgaaagaaattgaaaacaagctgCTGGAAGAGCTTGTGCAAGAGGCTGTGGAAGACTTGACAGTTTTACTATGA
- the LOC108215333 gene encoding uncharacterized protein LOC108215333 isoform X3 — MIISKTRRTSLNKKSRRTPIKMLIAEEMSKEMISTESPTNVVARLMGLDAISCQQPHSASQRSHSRNSSYSNVPMEYCQQVHDSFETQKLHEIHPYPVHNNFKDVYEIWQSHDICVKDKSSQRERFSGSASEKKMALIRQKFADLKRLASDEKLRQTKQFQDALEVLSSNNDLFLRFLQEPNSMFSKQLCDLHTIAPSPSTKRITVLRPAKMVDGNKFTGLQKQFQVKKTSQTEQVRSRDKRTCGFSSPTNCKAEDSHIQTTRIVVLKPSLAKSRDLKTVVLPHSSFPSALSTKDDQGEHENNDARESSVGKEITRKVCENFGGHSRDGTLRAPMLSNGYSYMGDGKSFHSSENEYAVENLSDPELMSQASRHSWDYKNRSDSPYSLSFNRASYSPESSVCREAKKRLSERWTMMAASGNCQEKGHMRKSSSTLGDMLAISDMKKLLRPEGDSSHKQEARASTSCLCTNLSDNDSCNATARNFLRSKSLPVSSTIDGSRLGLEVSNPKMEKNEIMKEVPKARAVKLKLKQRVSSLFFSRHKKYGKEESSQPSSVSDHGCNPSTEAPEHSNDIASSSKVPSLDLSSMEPILETSPTKAVFSVLKSSANENFNENQEQPSPISVLEPSFDENDHGIPEFYNNLKPVGNGTRECSSHLTKSNLIDKSPPIGSIARTLSWDDSCTETTTPFSMNMTAFPICADKERQEWFFLVQTLLSAAGFDNVEQPDTHFPRWHSHDSPLDLSLRDQYLDLNDKEVQHEAKLRQRRSIQKLVFDCVNAALKNLAVYESTTGKKGVSCNRSNASLKDHASSTMVEIVWSQIEEWFSDEMKCVPGYFGDNRLVVEMVARKEVAGKGWLEHLAVDMEDLRKEIENKLLEELVQEAVEDLTVLL, encoded by the exons Atg ATTATATCCAAAACGAGAAGAACATCTTTAAATAAGAAATCAAGAAGAACACCCATAAAGATGCTCATAGCTGAAGAAATGTCAAAAGAAATGATTTCTACAGAAAGCCCGACCAATGTAGTTGCCAGGTTAATGGGGCTTGACGCCATTTCATGTCAGCAGCCTCATTCAGCTTCACAAAGAAGTCACTCAAGAAATTCTTCCTATTCTAACGTGCCTATGGAATATTGCCAGCAAGTACATGACTCATTCGAGACACAGAAACTACATGAGATTCATCCATATCCAGTTCACAATAATTTTAAAGATGTTTATGAGATATGGCAGTCACACGACATCTGTGTTAAAGATAAATCGTCTCAAAGAGAGAGGTTCAGTGGAAGTGCAAGTGAGAAAAAGATGGCTCTCATTCGTCAAAAATTCGCAGATTTGAAGCGTCTTGCTTCAGATGAAAAGCTTCGCCAAACCAAACAGTTCCAAGATGCATTAGAAGTATTAAGTTCGAACAATGATTTATTCCTTAGATTTCTTCAGGAACCAAATTCTATGTTCTCCAAGCAACTGTGTGACCTACATACCATCGCTCCGTCTCCTAGTACAAAACGTATTACTGTTCTTAGACCTGCTAAGATGGTGGATGGTAACAAATTTACTGGACTACAGAAGCAGTTTCAAGTGAAGAAAACTTCCCAGACTGAACAGGTCCGTAGCCGGGACAAAAGAACTTGTGGATTTTCCAGTCCAACAAACTGTAAAGCTGAGGATAGTCATATTCAAACAACACGAATAGTGGTACTAAAACCTAGTCTTGCAAAGTCCCGTGATCTTAAGACTGTTGTTTTGCCACATTCCTCGTTTCCAAGTGCATTAAGTACaaaagatgatcaaggagagCATGAGAATAATGATGCACGTGAATCCAGTGTAGGAAAGGAGATCACACGGAAAGTGTGTGAAAATTTTGGTGGACATAGTAGGGATGGGACCTTGCGTGCTCCTATGCTTTCCAATGGTTATAGCTATATGGGTGATGGAAAATCATTCCACAGTTCGGAGAATGAATATGCTGTGGAAAATCTTAGTGATCCTGAACTTATGTCTCAGGCTTCTAGGCATTCTTGGGATTACAAAAACAGGTCTGACAGCCCCTATTCTCTATCCTTCAACCGTGCATCTTATTCACCTGAGTCATCAGTTTGCCGAGAAGCCAAAAAACGACTATCTGAAAGGTGGACTATGATGGCAGCTAGTGGAAATTGTCAAGAAAAGGGACATATGCGGAAAAGCTCTAGTACTTTGGGGGATATGCTTGCTATATCAGATATGAAAAAATTACTGAGACCAGAGGGAGATTCTAGTCATAAACAAGAGGCTAGAGCATCCACGTCATGCTTATGTACTAATTTAAGTGACAATGATAGTTGCAATGCTACTGCCAGGAACTTTTTGAGGTCAAAATCTCTTCCTGTATCTTCTACTATTGATGGTTCAAGGCTTGGTTTAGAAGTTTccaatccaaagatggagaaaaaTGAAATCATGAAGGAGGTGCCAAAGGCAAGAGCCGTGAAACTAAAATTAAAGCAAAGAGTTTCGAGCTTGTTTTTCTCAAGACACAAAAAGTATGGTAAAGAAGAATCAAGCCAACCCAGTTCCGTAAGTGACCATGGATGTAATCCCAGCACTGAGGCACCTGAACATAGTAATGACATAGCATCATCAAGCAAAGTGCCTTCTTTAGATTTATCAAGCATGGAACCTATACTGGAGACAAGTCCTACTAAG GCTGTATTTTCAGTATTAAAGTCTTCtgcaaatgaaaattttaatgagAACCAGGAGCAACCAAGTCCAATTTCTGTCTTGGAACCTTCTTTTGATGAGAATGATCATGGCATACCTGAgttttataacaatttaaagccAGTTGGAAATG GGACAAGAGAGTGTTCTTCCCATCTTACTAAATCAAATCTGATTGACAAATCCCCGCCAATAGGATCCATTGCTCGGACTCTTTCATGGGATGATTCTTGTACAGAAACGACTACTCCATTTTCAATGAACATGACTGCATTTCCCATATGTGCAGATAAAGAAAGACAAGAATGGTTTTTTTTAGTTCAGACACTACTATCCGCAGCTGGCTTTGACAATGTGGAGCAACCTGATACACATTTTCCGCGATGGCATTCCCATGATAGCCCTTTAGACCTATCACTAAGAGACCAATACTTAGACCTCAATGACAAGGAGGTACAGCATGAGGCTAAGCTAAGGCAAAGGAGATCAATCCAAAAGCTCGTGTTTGATTGTGTAAATGCTGCTTTGAAAAATCTAGCTGTCTACGAGTCAACTACAGGGAAAAAAGGAGTATCATGTAATAGGTCCAATGCTAGCCTTAAAGATCATGCATCATCCACAATGGTGGAAATTGTATGGTCCCAGATCGAGGAATGGTTTTCCGATGAGATGAAATGTGTTCCCGGTTATTTTGGAGACAACAGGTTGGTTGTGGAAATGGTGGCAAGGAAGGAGGTAGCAGGAAAGGGTTGGCTTGAACATTTGGCAGTAGATATGGAAGATTTAAGgaaagaaattgaaaacaagctgCTGGAAGAGCTTGTGCAAGAGGCTGTGGAAGACTTGACAGTTTTACTATGA